A genomic window from Cucumis melo cultivar AY chromosome 8, USDA_Cmelo_AY_1.0, whole genome shotgun sequence includes:
- the LOC103490859 gene encoding uncharacterized protein LOC103490859 isoform X1 — MLHEGQISKEEQPLASPSSSNSNNNLDGGGVRVTCFSEAINDVPIHFQIICLSKQIYIWIGCNSAKFGNLYAAAPTRPNNTVSVTSLLGGSSDNTGSSMARRLVLKTGLNIILASNIPKNSPMIEVAAEKVLVQKLVTLGYIRPKSEGPSR, encoded by the exons ATGTTACATGAAGGTCAAATCTCAAAAGAAGAACAGCCACTTGCGAGTCCATCAAGTAGCAATAGCAATAACAACCTTGATGGTGGTGGTGTTCGGGTTACTTGCTTCAGTGAAGCCATAAATGATGTTCCCATCCATTTTCAGATCATATGTCTCTCCAAACAG ATATATATATGGATTGGTTGCAATTCTGCAAAATTTGGAAATTTGTATGCAGCTGCCCCCACACGGCCG AACAATACAGTGAGTGTTACTTCCCTACTCGGGGGTTCATCTGATAATACAGGATCTAGCATGGCACGTCGGCTAG TGTTAAAAACCGGTCTAAATATCATCTTGGCTAGCAATATTCCGAAAAACAGCCCCATGATCGAG GTAGCTGCTGAAAAGGTATTAGTGCAAAAGCTGGTCACTTTAGGGTACATAAGGCCTAAATCAGAAGGTCCATCTAGATAA
- the LOC103490859 gene encoding uncharacterized protein LOC103490859 isoform X2 has product MSLQTDIYMDWLQFCKIWKFVCSCPHTAGARRRCLALNPHFVFSLGHMLKPQKPGASYCALNVKNHNNTVSVTSLLGGSSDNTGSSMARRLVLKTGLNIILASNIPKNSPMIEVAAEKVLVQKLVTLGYIRPKSEGPSR; this is encoded by the exons ATGTCTCTCCAAACAG ATATATATATGGATTGGTTGCAATTCTGCAAAATTTGGAAATTTGTATGCAGCTGCCCCCACACGGCCG GTGCTAGGCGCAGATGCCTCGCCTTGAACCCGCACTTTGTTTTTTCCTTGGGCCATATGCTTAAGCCCCAAAAACCTGGTGCATCATATTGCGCCTTGAACGTTAAAAACCAT AACAATACAGTGAGTGTTACTTCCCTACTCGGGGGTTCATCTGATAATACAGGATCTAGCATGGCACGTCGGCTAG TGTTAAAAACCGGTCTAAATATCATCTTGGCTAGCAATATTCCGAAAAACAGCCCCATGATCGAG GTAGCTGCTGAAAAGGTATTAGTGCAAAAGCTGGTCACTTTAGGGTACATAAGGCCTAAATCAGAAGGTCCATCTAGATAA
- the LOC103491849 gene encoding probable sugar phosphate/phosphate translocator At3g17430 isoform X3, whose amino-acid sequence MINRQFVLTYLYLFIYILLSSGVILYNKWVLSPKYFNFPLPITLTMIHMGFSGAVAFFLVRVFKVVSPVKMTFEIYATCVIPISAFFASSLWFGNTAYLHISVAFIQMLKALMPVATFLMAVVCGTDKLRCDVFLNMLLVSVGVVISSYGEIHFNVVGTVYQVTGIFAEALRLVLTQVLLQKKGLTLNPITSLYYIAPCSFVFLFVPWYLLEKPDMQVTQIQFNFWIFFSNALCALALNFSIFLVIGRTGAVTIRVAGVLKDWILIALSTVIFPESTITGLNIIGYAIALCGVLMYNYIKVKDVRASQLSSESITDRIAKVGNN is encoded by the exons ATGATCAACAGACAATTTGTGCTGACTTACCTGTATCTTTTCATCTACATTTTGCTATCATCTGGAGTTATATTATACAACAAG TGGGTGCTCTCCCCAAAATACTTCAATTTTCCTTTGCCTATTACACTTACAATGATTCATATGGGGTTTTCGGGCGCTGTTGCATTCTTCCTTGTTCGTGTGTTCAAG GTTGTATCTCCAGTCAAAATGACTTTTGAAAT ATATGCAACGTGTGTCATCCCAATTAGTGCATTTTTTGCATCAAGTCTTTG GTTTGGTAACACTGCCTACTTACACATATCTGTGGCCTTCATTCAGATGCTTAAGGCTTTAA TGCCAGTAGCCACATTTTTAATGGCTGTTGTGTGTGGTACGGACAAGTTAAGGTGTGACGTTTTCTTGAACATGTTGTTGGTCAGTGTTGGGGTTGTCATTTCCTCATATGGTGAGATCCATTTTAACGTAGTAGGCACAGTTTACCAGGTCACGGGTATCTTTGCAGAAGCCCTCAGGCTGGTCTTGACGCAGGTCCTTCTACAAAAGAAGGGCTTAACTCTAAATCCTATCACCAGCTTATATTACATTGCTCCATGCAG TTTTGTTTTCCTGTTTGTTCCTTGGTACTTGTTGGAGAAGCCAGACATGCAAGTTACTCAAATTCAGTTCAACTTCTGGATCTTTTTTTCGAATGCACTGTGTGCCTTGGCATTGAACTTCTCTATTTTCTTAGTAATTGGAAGAACTGGAGCCGTTACTATTCGAGTTGCTGGTGTTCTCAAGGACTGGATACTAATAGCCCTCTCAACTGTTATATTTCCTGAATCTACGATAACAGGGTTGAATATCATTGGCTATGCAATCG CATTGTGTGGCGTCCTCATGTATAATTACATAAAGGTCAAAGATGTTCGTGCATCTCAATTGTCTTCTGAAAGCATTACAGACAGAATTGCAAAG GTGGGAAACAATTAG